A region from the uncultured Holophaga sp. genome encodes:
- a CDS encoding ATP-binding cassette domain-containing protein codes for MRYGSKILFEDVTTTFTPGRRYGLTGPNGAGKSTFMKILSGELEAHSGTIQRPRKMGILRQDQFAFDQYRVIDTVIMGNQGLWTALQERDAIYEKAEMTDEDGMRLGELEGVVADEDGYTAESDAAILLDGLDIPEELHERQMSELQGGQKVRVLLAQALFGNPEALLLDEPTNHLDLESIHWLENFLNRYDGSVIVISHDRHFLNGVCTHIADIDYQTIIQYTGGYDDMVLQKTQVRSRIESENAQREKKIAQLNEFIQRFAAGTRSSQVNSRRKEVERLQPGDLARSNIQRPFIKFEQKRPSGRHALEFEGVVKGYEGEEGRLEVIQGFSANVARGEKIAIIGRNGAGKSTLLKALLANAPGVTEADRGIDAGEVKWGHEATVGYFAQDFRESIEPGYALSDWLRQFDPDALIEQVRGVLGQMLFRGEEGAKKTEVLSGGEGCRLMFSKLMLQKPNILVLDEPTNHLDLEAVIALNTALQNYDGTVLLVTHDEDLIDEVATRIWNCTEQGIEDFQGSYEEFKTHRS; via the coding sequence ATGCGGTACGGATCCAAGATCCTGTTCGAGGATGTGACCACCACCTTCACGCCCGGGCGCCGCTACGGCCTCACCGGCCCCAACGGCGCCGGCAAGTCCACGTTCATGAAGATCCTCAGCGGCGAGCTGGAAGCCCACAGCGGCACCATCCAGCGCCCTCGCAAGATGGGTATCCTCCGCCAGGACCAGTTCGCCTTCGACCAGTACCGGGTCATCGACACCGTCATCATGGGCAACCAGGGCCTCTGGACCGCCCTGCAGGAGCGGGACGCCATCTACGAAAAGGCCGAGATGACCGACGAGGACGGCATGCGCCTGGGTGAGTTGGAGGGTGTCGTGGCCGATGAAGACGGCTACACCGCCGAGAGCGATGCCGCCATCCTGCTGGACGGCCTGGACATTCCCGAGGAGCTGCACGAGCGCCAGATGTCCGAGCTCCAGGGCGGCCAGAAGGTCCGGGTCCTGCTGGCCCAGGCCCTCTTCGGCAACCCCGAGGCCCTGCTGCTGGACGAGCCCACCAACCACCTCGACCTGGAGTCCATCCACTGGCTGGAGAACTTCCTCAACCGCTATGACGGCTCGGTCATCGTCATCAGCCATGACCGCCACTTCCTGAACGGCGTCTGCACCCACATCGCCGACATCGACTACCAGACCATCATCCAGTACACCGGCGGCTACGACGACATGGTGCTCCAGAAGACCCAGGTGCGCTCCCGCATCGAGTCCGAGAACGCCCAGCGCGAGAAGAAGATCGCCCAGCTCAACGAGTTCATCCAGCGCTTCGCCGCGGGCACCCGATCCAGTCAGGTGAACAGCCGCAGGAAGGAAGTGGAGCGGCTCCAGCCCGGTGACCTGGCCCGCAGCAACATCCAGCGCCCTTTCATCAAGTTCGAGCAGAAGCGCCCCAGCGGCCGCCACGCCCTGGAGTTCGAAGGCGTCGTCAAGGGCTATGAAGGTGAGGAGGGCCGCCTGGAGGTCATCCAGGGCTTCAGCGCCAACGTCGCCCGCGGCGAGAAGATCGCCATCATCGGCCGCAACGGTGCCGGCAAGTCCACCCTCCTGAAGGCCCTCCTGGCCAACGCCCCCGGGGTCACCGAGGCCGACCGTGGGATCGACGCCGGCGAGGTCAAGTGGGGCCACGAAGCCACTGTGGGCTACTTCGCCCAGGACTTCCGCGAGTCCATCGAGCCCGGCTACGCCCTCTCCGACTGGCTGCGCCAGTTCGACCCCGATGCCCTCATCGAGCAGGTGCGCGGGGTGCTCGGGCAGATGCTCTTCCGGGGCGAAGAGGGCGCCAAGAAGACCGAGGTTCTCTCCGGCGGCGAGGGCTGCCGCCTCATGTTCTCCAAGCTCATGCTCCAGAAGCCCAACATCCTGGTGCTGGACGAGCCCACCAACCACCTGGACCTGGAGGCCGTCATCGCCCTCAACACCGCCCTCCAGAACTACGACGGCACCGTCCTCCTGGTCACCCACGACGAGGACCTCATCGACGAAGTGGCCACCCGCATCTGGAACTGCACCGAGCAGGGCATCGAGGACTTCCAGGGCAGCTACGAGGAGTTCAAGACCCACCGCTCCTGA
- a CDS encoding subtype B tannase — MIEVRRLFLGFFALCMVVLIGCGGGAGSSASTTSSSSVPVISSFAASTSSLTLGGSLTLSWSVSGATSLSIDQGVGTVTGSSVSVTPSATGSITYTLTATNSAGSSTASTSVTVSSATLTATSTSLASSATSVSSGSTLILTATVSPSAATGTVTFYDGSASLGTASLSSGVATLSATLSSTGSHSLTATYGGSSNYASSTASAVTVSVSSSLTASTTTLGVSSTSLTAGDTLTLTATVSPESASGTVTFYAGSTVLGTATLSGGSASLTTTFSSSGTYSLTAVYGGDGTYASSTSDALGETVTGTTTGTSTTTSLATASSTAYPGSLVALSATVSPSTATGTVTFYSGSTVLGSATLSGGSATLSTHFTATGSYTLTATYGGDTTYVASSSGSVSQTVASGSYSLDLSSYSYSTATVSVTTDATRSVTYRLYPNVVYAADPVDKTYQSMNIFIPTSVAGSAVSGMPILFDIGVGGYMSCSTWGGTSVSSTNGQYALGKGYVVVEVGCRGRDNGSSGNYYGKAPAAMVDLKAAVRFLRYNASLGTFSGDTDHIISSGGSAGGALSSLLGASGNSSLYDSYLAGIGAADAKDQIFAVGAWSPITDLDHADMAYEWEYGSLTVSGSSVNSTVSASLQTAFETYQTGLGLTGLRDSYGSLTADNILDYIRVEYLQPSAATYLAALSSSSRTSYLSSNTWITWDSSAQTATFAFSDYLSHIGSRSKSVPAFDAFFDLSSSVSGVNTSQTAEVLEFGSSSTAARHFTDFSSEYVGSGSISSSMQTLANMMNPMYYIGLARAGGSTSGLAKYWYIRDGTTATDTSAIVIVNLATSLEDLLGTGEVDAAEDWDTGHNVNTDPGGFSTWVSSAVAAD; from the coding sequence ATGATCGAGGTCCGCAGGCTGTTCCTGGGATTCTTTGCGCTCTGCATGGTTGTGTTGATTGGCTGTGGCGGGGGGGCGGGCAGTTCCGCTTCGACCACTTCAAGCAGCAGCGTACCGGTCATCAGCTCCTTTGCCGCCTCCACTTCCAGCCTCACGCTGGGGGGGAGCCTCACCCTCTCCTGGTCTGTGAGCGGGGCCACGAGCCTGAGCATCGATCAGGGGGTGGGCACCGTCACCGGCAGTTCGGTGAGCGTGACCCCTTCGGCGACTGGCTCCATCACCTACACCCTCACCGCCACCAACAGTGCCGGATCCAGCACGGCAAGCACCTCCGTGACGGTGAGCAGTGCCACGCTCACAGCCACCAGTACGAGCCTTGCCAGTTCCGCCACCTCCGTGAGCTCCGGAAGCACGCTGATCCTCACTGCGACAGTATCGCCTAGCGCCGCCACTGGCACTGTGACCTTCTATGACGGCAGCGCCAGCCTGGGGACCGCCTCCCTCAGCAGCGGCGTGGCTACCCTCTCGGCCACCCTCAGTTCCACCGGCAGCCACAGTCTCACGGCCACCTACGGTGGTTCCAGCAACTATGCCTCCAGTACGGCCAGTGCCGTGACGGTGAGCGTGTCCTCCAGCCTCACAGCGAGCACTACCACCCTGGGGGTATCCAGCACGAGCCTTACGGCGGGGGACACCCTCACCCTCACCGCCACGGTCAGTCCGGAATCCGCAAGCGGCACCGTGACTTTCTACGCGGGCAGCACGGTCCTGGGCACGGCCACCCTCAGTGGGGGTTCCGCCAGCCTGACCACCACCTTCAGCAGCTCAGGGACCTACAGTCTCACGGCAGTCTACGGGGGCGATGGCACTTATGCCTCCAGTACCTCTGACGCACTCGGCGAAACGGTTACAGGCACCACCACCGGCACTTCCACCACCACCAGCCTGGCCACGGCCTCCAGCACCGCCTATCCGGGTTCCCTGGTGGCCCTCAGCGCCACCGTGAGTCCGAGCACGGCCACCGGCACGGTGACCTTCTACTCGGGGAGCACAGTCCTTGGCTCGGCCACCCTCAGCGGGGGCAGCGCCACCCTCAGCACCCACTTCACAGCCACGGGGAGTTATACCCTCACGGCCACCTACGGGGGAGACACGACCTATGTGGCCAGCAGCTCCGGCAGTGTCAGCCAGACGGTGGCCTCCGGCAGCTACTCCCTGGACCTGTCCAGCTACAGCTACAGCACCGCGACGGTCAGCGTCACTACGGACGCCACCCGCAGCGTCACCTACCGGCTCTACCCGAATGTGGTCTACGCCGCTGATCCCGTGGACAAGACCTACCAGAGCATGAACATCTTCATCCCCACTTCGGTGGCCGGGAGCGCCGTCTCCGGCATGCCCATCCTCTTCGACATCGGGGTGGGGGGTTACATGTCCTGCAGCACCTGGGGTGGGACCTCCGTGAGCAGCACCAACGGCCAGTACGCTCTGGGCAAGGGGTACGTGGTGGTGGAGGTGGGCTGCCGTGGCCGGGACAACGGCAGCTCGGGCAACTACTACGGCAAAGCTCCGGCGGCCATGGTCGACCTGAAGGCCGCCGTGCGCTTCCTGCGCTACAACGCCTCCCTGGGCACCTTCAGTGGGGATACGGACCACATCATTTCTTCCGGGGGGAGTGCCGGGGGAGCGCTCTCGAGTCTGCTGGGGGCCTCGGGCAACAGCAGTCTCTATGACAGCTACCTCGCGGGGATCGGCGCGGCCGATGCCAAGGACCAGATCTTCGCGGTGGGGGCCTGGTCTCCCATCACCGACCTGGACCACGCAGACATGGCTTATGAGTGGGAGTACGGGAGCCTCACGGTCAGCGGCAGCAGTGTGAACAGCACGGTGTCCGCCAGCCTGCAGACCGCCTTCGAGACCTACCAGACGGGCCTGGGGCTCACTGGGCTCCGGGACAGCTACGGATCCCTGACGGCGGACAACATCCTGGATTACATCCGGGTGGAGTACTTGCAGCCCTCCGCCGCCACCTATCTGGCCGCCCTCTCCTCCAGCAGTCGCACCAGCTACCTGAGTTCCAACACCTGGATCACCTGGGACAGCAGCGCCCAGACGGCCACCTTCGCCTTCTCGGACTACCTGAGCCACATCGGCAGCCGCAGCAAGAGCGTGCCCGCCTTCGACGCCTTCTTCGATCTCTCCTCGTCTGTCTCCGGCGTGAACACCTCCCAGACCGCGGAGGTCCTGGAGTTCGGCAGCAGCTCCACCGCCGCCCGGCACTTCACGGACTTCAGCAGCGAGTACGTGGGCAGCGGCTCCATCTCCAGCAGCATGCAGACCCTGGCCAACATGATGAACCCGATGTACTACATCGGGTTGGCACGGGCGGGGGGCAGCACCAGCGGCCTGGCCAAGTACTGGTACATCCGGGACGGGACCACCGCCACAGACACCTCGGCCATCGTCATCGTGAACCTGGCCACCAGCCTGGAGGACCTGCTGGGCACCGGCGAGGTGGACGCCGCCGAGGACTGGGACACCGGGCACAACGTGAACACCGACCCCGGGGGCTTCAGCACTTGGGTCAGCTCCGCCGTTGCGGCGGACTGA
- a CDS encoding transporter substrate-binding domain-containing protein gives MPVPRLLLSSAGMLLTACALCAQERSMVLVADAEKRNGFLEETARAAFARVGYRVRVEYLPWPRALSQVMNGGPGALLGVYYTPERAKHMLYSEPIGTSELIFFRRRGTPFVFRRLADLDGRSVGTITGAAYTTDFDHAVSFRREPVADVATNIRKLLAGRIDLVIEKREVFLDTLRTRFPRQASTIEALPVPLTGIRFHLAISRSSPGAEACIADFNRGLGLLKAEGTARRIRERSPHE, from the coding sequence ATGCCCGTGCCCCGACTGCTCCTCTCCTCTGCCGGAATGCTGCTCACAGCTTGCGCCCTGTGCGCCCAGGAGCGGTCCATGGTCCTGGTGGCCGATGCGGAGAAGCGGAACGGCTTCCTGGAGGAGACCGCCCGTGCGGCCTTCGCCAGGGTCGGGTACCGGGTCAGGGTCGAGTACCTCCCCTGGCCGCGGGCTCTCAGCCAAGTCATGAATGGGGGCCCTGGTGCCCTCCTGGGGGTCTACTACACCCCCGAGAGGGCCAAGCACATGCTCTACTCCGAACCCATCGGCACCAGCGAGCTCATCTTCTTCAGGCGCCGGGGCACCCCCTTCGTCTTCCGGAGGCTGGCTGATCTGGATGGCCGCTCAGTGGGCACCATCACCGGCGCGGCCTACACAACCGACTTCGATCACGCAGTGTCCTTCCGCCGGGAACCGGTGGCGGATGTGGCGACGAACATCCGCAAACTGCTGGCCGGACGGATCGACCTGGTCATCGAGAAGCGGGAAGTGTTCCTCGACACGCTGAGGACGCGCTTCCCCAGGCAGGCCTCCACCATCGAGGCCCTGCCGGTCCCCTTGACCGGCATCCGTTTCCACCTGGCGATTTCCCGGAGCAGCCCCGGTGCCGAGGCCTGCATCGCCGATTTCAACCGGGGCCTGGGCCTCCTCAAGGCCGAAGGAACGGCCAGAAGGATACGGGAACGCTCCCCCCACGAGTGA